DNA from Candidatus Methylomirabilis tolerans:
AAAGACCAAGGTGTATACGTTTTCCTCTCCGCTCTCTTCGTCGATGAGATGAACGGTACTGCCCAGAGCGACGCGGTCCTTCGGGATCTGTCTCAGATCGATCTTGCTGATCTCCGCTATCCGCTGTTGCAGAAAAGCCATCCTCGCTTTGACAAACCCCTGCCGGTCTTTGATCGTTTCGTACTCGCCGCTCTCCCGCAGATCACCCAATTCTCTGGCGGCTTGGATCTTCTTCGGAATCTCCAACCTGAACTCCCGATCGAGCTTGTTGAACTCTTGCCGAAGGTCATCAAGCAATACCTCAATCTTCATCCTTCCCCCTCCAGTGCTTCTTCTACCCGACGTTGCACCGCCTCCACACCCATCAACTCCATGATCGGAAAGATGGGGGGACTGACGGTTTTTCCAGACAGCGCAACCCTGAAGGGCTGCGCCAGGTCGACCAGCTTCAGCCCAAGAGCCGTCGCCTTCATCCGAAACAGCGACTCCAGGGTTTCGGCGGTAAAGGTTGGTAGCGCCTCGATCTCCGACAAAAGTACGCGAAGTCTGGCCTTCGCCTCTCCTGACAACACCTTTCGGGTCATTGCCGTATCGCGCTCGATTGTCCCGTCGAACACGAACCTCGACGAGGACGCAAGTTCCGTCAGGGTTCTAGCCCGTTCCTGAAAGAGGAGGGCCACCTTCTGCAGCCACGTCTCGTCCCTTCGGAACAGTTCCTCCTGCCGTACACCAGTCGCCTCCCAAAAAGGTCTGAGCCGTGCTGTCAGTCGATCGGGGGCGGTACGCTTGATGTACTGGCCGTTCAACCATTCGAGCTTGACCGGATCGAAGACCGCCGGGGTTTTCCCTACCTTCTCAAGACTGAAGTACTTGACCAGTTCTTCCTGCGTAAAGATCTCCTGGTCGCCGTGAGACCAGCCGAGCCGTGCCAGATAGTTCACCACCGCCTCGGGCAGGTAGCCCATCTGTTGGTAGGCCAGAACCGAGGTGGCGCCATGCCGCTTTGAGAGCCGAGCACGATCGGGCCCCAGGATCATCGGGATATGGGCAAAGCATGGAATTGAAAGACCGAGCGCCTCATAGAGGGTGATCTGACGTGGCGTATTCGAAA
Protein-coding regions in this window:
- a CDS encoding transcription elongation factor GreA; amino-acid sequence: MKIEVLLDDLRQEFNKLDREFRLEIPKKIQAARELGDLRESGEYETIKDRQGFVKARMAFLQQRIAEISKIDLRQIPKDRVALGSTVHLIDEESGEENVYTLVFPELMDSARGWISVASPIGRSLIGKQAGDRVVMNMPSGTKAFEMMRLQTLHESLQASSDGTGSTP
- the gltX gene encoding glutamate--tRNA ligase — its product is MRRKPGRRQRNKGDVVSKVRVRFAPSPTGYLHVGGARTALYNWLFARHVNGVLVLRIEDTDPERSTDESTTTILDALRWLGLDWDEGPEVGGSVGPYRQAERLKLYQEHARKLLDEGKAYYCICAPEELEARRKAALAAGISPKYDGRCRERGNDLAGVGGRGAAVRLLVREEGGIEIADLVHGPIRFDRADLDDFILLRSDGMPTYNFAVVVDDVLMGMTHVIRGDDHISNTPRQITLYEALGLSIPCFAHIPMILGPDRARLSKRHGATSVLAYQQMGYLPEAVVNYLARLGWSHGDQEIFTQEELVKYFSLEKVGKTPAVFDPVKLEWLNGQYIKRTAPDRLTARLRPFWEATGVRQEELFRRDETWLQKVALLFQERARTLTELASSSRFVFDGTIERDTAMTRKVLSGEAKARLRVLLSEIEALPTFTAETLESLFRMKATALGLKLVDLAQPFRVALSGKTVSPPIFPIMELMGVEAVQRRVEEALEGEG